The following proteins are encoded in a genomic region of Streptomyces sp. NBC_01723:
- a CDS encoding DNA polymerase III subunit gamma and tau produces the protein MSSLALYRRYRPESFAEVIGQGHVTDPLQQALRNNRVNHAYLFSGPRGCGKTTSARILARCLNCEQGPTPTPCGECQSCQDLARNGPGSIDVIEIDAASHGGVDDARDLREKAFFGPARSRYKIYIIDEAHMVSPQGFNALLKVVEEPPEHLKFIFATTEPEKVIGTIRSRTHHYPFRLVPPGTLRDYLAEVCGKEQIPVADGVLPLVVRAGAGSVRDSMSVMDQLLAGAGADGVTYDMTTALLGYTDGSLLDSVVEAFVTGDGSAAFGVVDRIIEGGNDPRRFVTDLLERLRDLVILSAVPDAAEKGLIDAPADVIERMQAQARSFGAAELSRAADIVNEGLTEMRGAQSPRLQLELICARVLLPAAYGDERSVMARLDRIERGVQFSGGAGAPAMGYVPGPEAHSGGGGAAAPVAPGGGPAAARAAVRAPGGAAAPTTGAGPGEGEGSHGGGQQPHAAPAPAPAPAAEPSAPAPTSTPTPTPAPAAEPGPASTPGAWPTAAPAGGGRRPGGWPTAAPAGGGQARTSAAPGPAAPPPAASAPAPAVSTPAPASPPPGGGVDPRSLWPNILEAVKNRRRFTWILLSQNAQVTGFDGTSLQIGFVNAGARDNFVSSGSEDVLRQALAEQFNVQWKIDAVVDPSGGSAPPPPAGPSGGSGGGGGGFGGGSGGGGGGGGGGFGAGAPAPRPSAPAPAAPSPAAPAPDSGRSSAPSTTPAPRPPAPEPRQVSPEDDIPEEDDPDLDESALSGRDLLVRELGATVVEEIAHE, from the coding sequence CGGCAAGACGACCAGCGCCCGGATCCTGGCCCGCTGTCTGAACTGCGAGCAGGGCCCCACCCCGACCCCCTGCGGCGAGTGCCAGTCGTGCCAGGACCTCGCGAGGAACGGGCCGGGGTCCATCGACGTCATCGAGATCGACGCCGCCTCGCACGGAGGCGTGGACGACGCCCGCGACCTGCGCGAGAAGGCCTTCTTCGGGCCCGCCCGGAGCCGGTACAAGATCTACATCATCGACGAGGCCCACATGGTCTCCCCGCAGGGCTTCAACGCCCTGCTGAAGGTCGTCGAGGAGCCCCCGGAGCACCTCAAGTTCATCTTCGCGACGACCGAGCCCGAGAAGGTCATCGGGACCATCCGCTCGCGCACCCACCACTACCCCTTCCGCCTCGTGCCGCCCGGCACCCTGCGCGACTACCTCGCCGAGGTCTGCGGCAAGGAGCAGATCCCGGTCGCGGACGGGGTGCTGCCGCTGGTCGTCCGGGCCGGCGCGGGGTCCGTCCGTGACTCGATGTCCGTCATGGACCAGCTCCTCGCGGGCGCCGGCGCGGACGGTGTGACGTACGACATGACCACCGCCCTGCTCGGCTACACGGACGGCTCGCTGCTCGACTCCGTCGTCGAGGCGTTCGTCACAGGGGACGGCTCGGCCGCCTTCGGGGTCGTGGACCGGATCATCGAGGGCGGCAACGACCCGCGGCGCTTCGTCACCGACCTGCTGGAGCGCCTGCGCGACCTGGTGATCCTCTCCGCCGTGCCCGACGCGGCGGAGAAGGGGCTCATCGACGCCCCCGCCGACGTCATCGAGCGGATGCAGGCGCAGGCGCGGTCCTTCGGCGCCGCCGAGCTGAGCCGTGCCGCCGACATCGTCAACGAGGGGCTCACCGAGATGCGCGGCGCCCAGTCGCCCCGTCTCCAGCTGGAGCTGATCTGCGCGCGCGTGCTGCTGCCCGCCGCGTACGGCGACGAGCGGTCGGTGATGGCGCGCCTGGACCGGATCGAGCGCGGTGTGCAGTTCTCCGGGGGCGCGGGCGCTCCTGCCATGGGGTACGTGCCGGGGCCCGAGGCGCACAGCGGTGGCGGGGGCGCCGCCGCTCCGGTCGCGCCCGGCGGCGGGCCCGCGGCGGCCCGGGCGGCCGTACGGGCACCGGGTGGCGCGGCGGCTCCGACGACCGGTGCCGGTCCCGGGGAGGGCGAGGGCTCCCACGGTGGTGGGCAGCAGCCTCATGCCGCACCGGCACCGGCACCCGCTCCCGCCGCCGAACCCTCGGCTCCGGCTCCGACCTCTACTCCCACTCCCACTCCCGCCCCCGCCGCCGAGCCCGGCCCCGCCTCCACGCCGGGTGCCTGGCCGACCGCGGCCCCCGCCGGTGGCGGGCGACGGCCGGGAGGGTGGCCCACGGCGGCCCCGGCGGGCGGCGGACAGGCCCGGACATCGGCCGCTCCCGGCCCCGCCGCGCCTCCGCCCGCCGCTTCGGCGCCCGCACCGGCCGTCTCCACGCCGGCGCCCGCCTCCCCACCGCCGGGCGGAGGGGTCGACCCCCGATCGCTCTGGCCCAACATCCTGGAGGCGGTCAAGAACCGCCGCCGGTTCACCTGGATCCTGCTCAGCCAGAACGCCCAGGTGACCGGCTTCGACGGCACCTCCCTCCAGATCGGCTTCGTCAACGCCGGTGCTCGCGACAACTTCGTGAGCAGCGGCAGCGAGGACGTGCTGCGCCAGGCCCTGGCCGAGCAGTTCAACGTGCAGTGGAAGATCGACGCGGTCGTCGACCCCTCGGGCGGTTCGGCACCCCCGCCTCCCGCCGGGCCCTCGGGCGGTTCCGGCGGCGGGGGCGGGGGATTCGGCGGCGGAAGTGGCGGCGGTGGCGGTGGTGGTGGCGGTGGCTTCGGGGCCGGTGCGCCCGCCCCGCGGCCGTCGGCGCCCGCGCCCGCCGCCCCGTCGCCCGCCGCGCCCGCTCCGGACTCCGGCCGCTCCTCGGCCCCGTCCACCACACCCGCTCCCCGCCCGCCGGCGCCCGAGCCGCGCCAGGTCTCCCCCGAGGACGACATCCCCGAGGAGGACGACCCGGACCTCGACGAGTCCGCGCTCTCCGGCAGGGACCTGCTGGTACGGGAGCTGGGAGCGACGGTCGTCGAGGAGATCGCGCACGAGTAG